A genomic window from Gossypium hirsutum isolate 1008001.06 chromosome D12, Gossypium_hirsutum_v2.1, whole genome shotgun sequence includes:
- the LOC107947016 gene encoding protein LURP-one-related 4 — MANKVHPQASVSDPSPAGRQTFTVWMKSLVCHTNGCTVFDSKGDIVYRVENYDSKGGCEVQLMDLQGSILYSILSKKLQIFGCWNGYRVGTNKEQPCFTVKKCYSIVRREIACQVTVGFNTYWIVRLGLKNQGFKMLNISGDIVAEVKQKQVSSGVVLGEDVLALEVEPCMDHSLIVALVTVYGLINRRL; from the exons ATGGCTAATAAGGTTCATCCTCAAGCATCCGTTTCAGATCCATCTCCAGCTGGAAGACAAACATTCACCGTTTGGATGAAATCACTGGTATGCCACACCAATGGTTGCACCGTTTTCGATTCCAAAGGTGACATCGTATATCGTGTCGAAAACTACGACAGCAAAGGTGGCTGTGAGGTTCAACTCATGGACCTGCAGGGCAGTATCCTCTATTCTATACTAAGCAAG AAGCTTCAAATCTTTGGATGTTGGAACGGGTATAGAGTGGGCACAAACAAGGAACAGCCATGCTTTACAGTTAAGAAGTGCTACAGTATTGTCCGGAGAGAAATAGCTTGTCAGGTTACTGTGGGGTTTAACACGTACTGGATAGTGAGGTTAGGTCTCAAGAACCAAGGGTTTAAGATGCTCAACATATCTGGAGATATTGTAGCAGAG GTGAAGCAAAAGCAGGTCTCAAGTGGGGTGGTGTTAGGAGAGGATGTATTAGCTTTGGAGGTGGAACCCTGTATGGATCATTCCCTAATCGTTGCTCTTGTCACCGTTTATGGATTGATCAATCGGAGATTGTAG
- the LOC107947017 gene encoding heavy metal-associated isoprenylated plant protein 12, with protein MAAQKVVLKIMTMNDEKTKKKAIEAVANIYGVDSIAADVKEQKLIVIGEMDTVAIAKKLKKIGKVDIVTVGPAKEEKKDDKKDDKKDEKKDEKKDEKK; from the exons ATGGCGGCGCAG AAGGTGGTATTGAAAATCATGACCATGAATGATGAAAAGACAAAAAAGAAAGCTATAGAGGCTGTGGCCAACATATATG GGGTTGATTCAATCGCGGCAGATGTGAAGGAGCAAAAGTTGATAGTCATAGGGGAGATGGACACGGTTGCCATTGCCAAAAAACTCAAGAAAATAGGGAAAGTAGACATTGTTACAGTGGGACCTGctaaagaagagaagaaagatgACAAAAAAGACGacaagaaagatgaaaagaaagaCGAAAAGAAGGATGAAAAGAAATGA